Proteins encoded in a region of the Streptomyces sp. NBC_00258 genome:
- the kdpF gene encoding K(+)-transporting ATPase subunit F — MTAENIVGLIVAVALLGYLVLALIFPERF; from the coding sequence GTGACCGCCGAGAACATCGTCGGCCTGATCGTGGCCGTCGCCCTGCTGGGCTATCTCGTCCTCGCCCTGATCTTCCCGGAGAGGTTCTGA
- the kdpB gene encoding potassium-transporting ATPase subunit KdpB: MTTRTEKQEDTVSTTTPTRAPHSDVPTGHKDEGRVGAGLFDPKQLLRSLPDACRKLDPRVMVKSPVMFVVLVGSVLTTVFSFKDPGDWFGWAISAWLWLTVIFANLAEAVAEGRGKAQADTLRKAKTDTVARRLSKDGGSEEQVPGTELRVGDLVVCEAGDIIPGDGDVVEGVASVDESAITGESAPVIRESGGDRSAVTGGTKVLSDRIVIKITTKPGETFIDRMIALVEGAARQKTPNEIALNILLASLTIVFLLAVATLPPFADYAGTHLTMVVLVALLVCLIPTTIGALLSAIGIAGMDRLVQRNVLAMSGRAVEAAGDVSTLLLDKTGTITLGNRQAAEFVPVSGTTDAVLADAAQLSSLADETPEGRSVVVLAKERYGLRERNQGGLSGAEWIAFTAQTRMSGVDVDGRRIRKGAAGSVMAWVRERGGEVSQDADILANRISEAGGTPLLVAIEDTDGARVLGVIHLKDVVKDGMRERFDELRRMGIKTVMITGDNPLTAKAIADEAGVDDFLAEATPEDKMALIKREQAGGKLVAMTGDGTNDAPALAQADVGVAMNTGTSAAKEAGNMVDLDSNPTKLIEIVEIGKQLLITRGALTTFSIANDVAKYFAIIPALFAAVYPGLDKLNIMQLSSPDSAILSAVIFNALIIIALVPLALRGVQYRPVSADKLLRRNLGIYGLGGLIAPFIGIKIIDLIISLIPGL; the protein is encoded by the coding sequence ATGACCACCCGCACAGAGAAGCAAGAGGACACCGTGTCCACGACCACTCCCACCCGGGCGCCGCACAGCGATGTGCCGACCGGTCACAAGGACGAAGGACGCGTCGGCGCGGGCCTGTTCGACCCGAAGCAGCTGCTGAGGTCGCTGCCGGACGCCTGTCGCAAGCTCGACCCGCGCGTGATGGTCAAGTCCCCCGTGATGTTCGTGGTGTTGGTGGGCTCGGTCCTGACGACCGTGTTCTCCTTCAAGGACCCGGGCGACTGGTTCGGCTGGGCCATCAGCGCCTGGCTCTGGCTCACCGTCATCTTCGCCAACCTGGCGGAGGCGGTCGCCGAGGGCCGCGGCAAGGCCCAGGCGGACACCCTGCGCAAGGCCAAGACCGACACCGTCGCGCGCCGGCTGTCCAAGGACGGCGGCTCCGAGGAGCAGGTGCCCGGCACCGAACTGCGCGTCGGCGACCTGGTCGTCTGCGAGGCGGGCGACATCATCCCCGGCGACGGTGACGTCGTCGAGGGCGTGGCATCCGTGGACGAGTCGGCCATCACCGGTGAGTCGGCCCCGGTCATCCGCGAGTCCGGCGGCGACCGGTCCGCCGTCACCGGCGGTACGAAGGTGCTGTCCGACCGCATCGTCATCAAGATCACGACGAAGCCGGGGGAGACCTTCATCGACCGCATGATCGCCCTGGTCGAGGGCGCGGCCCGGCAGAAGACGCCCAACGAGATCGCGCTGAACATCCTGCTCGCCTCGCTGACGATCGTCTTCCTGCTGGCCGTCGCCACGCTCCCGCCGTTCGCGGACTACGCGGGCACTCACCTCACCATGGTCGTGCTGGTGGCCCTCCTCGTCTGTCTGATCCCGACCACGATCGGCGCGCTGCTCTCCGCGATCGGCATCGCGGGCATGGACCGGCTGGTGCAGCGGAACGTACTGGCCATGTCCGGCAGGGCAGTTGAGGCGGCGGGCGACGTGTCGACCCTCCTCCTCGACAAGACCGGCACCATCACGCTCGGCAACCGCCAGGCCGCCGAGTTCGTGCCGGTGAGCGGCACCACCGACGCCGTCCTGGCCGACGCAGCCCAGCTCTCCTCGCTGGCCGACGAGACGCCCGAGGGCCGCTCCGTCGTCGTCCTGGCGAAGGAGAGGTACGGGCTCCGTGAGAGGAACCAGGGCGGGCTGTCCGGCGCCGAGTGGATCGCCTTCACCGCCCAGACGCGTATGTCGGGCGTGGACGTCGACGGGCGCAGGATCCGCAAGGGCGCGGCAGGTTCGGTCATGGCCTGGGTCCGGGAGCGGGGCGGCGAGGTGTCCCAGGACGCCGACATCCTGGCCAACCGGATCTCCGAGGCGGGCGGCACACCGCTGCTCGTGGCGATCGAAGACACCGATGGGGCCCGGGTGCTGGGCGTCATCCACCTCAAGGACGTCGTCAAGGACGGCATGCGTGAACGGTTCGACGAACTGCGCCGCATGGGCATCAAGACCGTCATGATCACGGGTGACAACCCGTTGACCGCCAAGGCGATCGCGGACGAGGCCGGCGTCGACGACTTCCTCGCGGAGGCCACTCCCGAGGACAAGATGGCGCTCATCAAGCGGGAGCAGGCGGGCGGCAAGCTCGTCGCCATGACCGGCGACGGCACGAACGACGCCCCCGCGCTGGCCCAGGCGGACGTCGGCGTGGCGATGAACACGGGCACGTCGGCGGCGAAGGAGGCCGGCAACATGGTCGACCTCGACTCCAACCCGACCAAGCTCATCGAGATCGTCGAGATCGGCAAGCAACTCCTCATCACCCGGGGCGCGTTGACGACGTTCTCGATCGCCAACGACGTCGCGAAGTACTTCGCGATCATCCCGGCGCTGTTCGCGGCGGTCTATCCGGGCCTGGACAAGCTGAACATCATGCAGCTGTCCTCGCCCGACTCCGCGATCCTGTCCGCGGTCATCTTCAACGCGCTGATCATCATCGCACTGGTGCCGCTCGCCCTGAGGGGCGTGCAGTACCGGCCGGTGAGCGCGGACAAGCTGCTGCGGCGCAATCTCGGGATCTACGGCCTGGGCGGGCTGATCGCCCCGTTCATCGGCATCAAGATCATCGACCTGATCATCTCCCTCATCCCCGGGCTGTAA
- a CDS encoding serine/threonine-protein kinase produces MTKPSTGDFDATSGGVGDRIGRYRLLRTLGAGGMGRVCLARSEGGRTVAVKLIKPELAAEPEFRERFRLEVAAARRVSDRWTAPVLDADTEAETPWVATGYIAGPSLEHIVSPQGHGPLPAPSVRTLAHGLACALLDIHGAGLVHRDLKPSNVLITIDGPRVIDFGIARALDAIPGSTPTSSGMLVGSPRFMSPEQLRDEPVGPAADVFCMGTVLAYAATGQTPFGGGGSGGVHAVMFRIAQEEPDLTGIEEPVRGLIADCLAKDPAARPTPEEVVARMQPVATGTSSPPWLPAQIIAELGRSAVQLLDTDTPPHASAMAAPVAAAYVSSPAPAEPAPTSATSSAASLVTWEEPPASERSERSEWGTQVVPRPDHGRTEPTPSPRPRRAGRGRRTAIVLAAAAVVAGGVYAASAADLQLPYGGSESGSASGDDGGVTSDVPKEFVGVWAGEVERDGKPTDQYRRFVVSSGQVGEVVATSISLGENYECKSDGKLAAKPSGGGTSLRLDTKVVSSVPSGSCSALGEHVLSRTDGDSLRWEAAGRTAELHRIKGPEELPEELLGTWQRPLANGGTQRMTIERTAVGSPAATMVSDGGGEHCEADMNLVSVGDADSPARFAPPAIDRAASSGACLRGGSSTLRTEGDTLVRELADGRRLTYTRV; encoded by the coding sequence ATGACGAAGCCGTCGACAGGCGACTTCGATGCCACCTCCGGTGGGGTTGGCGACAGAATCGGCCGGTATCGACTGCTCAGAACCCTCGGCGCGGGTGGCATGGGGCGGGTCTGTCTGGCGCGTTCGGAGGGCGGGCGCACGGTCGCGGTCAAGCTCATCAAGCCGGAGCTGGCCGCCGAACCCGAGTTCCGCGAGCGCTTCCGGCTGGAGGTGGCTGCGGCGCGCAGGGTGAGCGACCGCTGGACGGCGCCGGTCCTCGACGCGGACACCGAGGCCGAGACGCCATGGGTCGCCACCGGCTACATCGCGGGACCCTCGCTCGAACACATCGTCTCGCCGCAGGGACACGGCCCGCTGCCCGCTCCTTCCGTACGCACCCTCGCCCATGGACTCGCCTGCGCCCTGCTCGACATTCACGGCGCGGGGCTGGTCCACCGGGACCTCAAGCCCTCCAACGTCCTGATCACCATCGACGGCCCCCGGGTCATCGACTTCGGTATCGCGCGGGCGCTGGACGCGATCCCCGGGTCGACCCCGACCAGCTCGGGCATGCTGGTCGGCTCGCCCCGCTTCATGTCGCCCGAGCAGCTCAGGGACGAGCCGGTGGGGCCGGCCGCCGACGTCTTCTGCATGGGCACGGTACTGGCGTATGCGGCGACCGGGCAGACACCGTTCGGCGGTGGCGGTTCGGGCGGGGTTCACGCCGTGATGTTCCGTATCGCGCAGGAGGAGCCGGACCTGACGGGGATCGAGGAGCCGGTACGGGGACTGATCGCCGACTGCCTCGCCAAGGACCCGGCGGCCAGGCCGACGCCGGAGGAGGTGGTCGCACGGATGCAGCCGGTGGCGACCGGCACCTCGTCGCCGCCGTGGCTGCCTGCCCAGATCATCGCCGAACTGGGGCGCAGTGCCGTCCAGTTGCTCGACACGGACACACCGCCGCACGCGAGCGCGATGGCGGCGCCAGTAGCGGCCGCCTACGTATCGTCGCCCGCACCGGCCGAGCCCGCACCCACGTCCGCGACTTCGTCCGCCGCCTCGCTCGTGACCTGGGAGGAACCGCCCGCGTCGGAGCGGTCGGAACGGTCGGAGTGGGGAACCCAGGTCGTCCCGAGGCCGGACCACGGGCGCACGGAACCTACTCCTTCGCCGCGCCCTCGCCGGGCGGGCAGGGGCCGACGAACCGCAATCGTGCTTGCGGCCGCCGCCGTGGTGGCAGGAGGCGTCTACGCCGCGTCGGCCGCCGATCTGCAGCTGCCTTACGGGGGCTCGGAATCCGGCTCCGCCTCCGGTGACGACGGCGGCGTGACCTCCGATGTGCCCAAGGAGTTCGTGGGCGTCTGGGCGGGCGAGGTCGAACGGGACGGGAAGCCCACCGATCAGTACCGCCGGTTCGTCGTCTCGTCGGGGCAGGTGGGCGAGGTCGTCGCCACCAGCATCAGCCTCGGCGAGAACTACGAGTGCAAGAGCGACGGCAAACTCGCCGCCAAGCCGTCCGGCGGCGGTACGTCGCTACGACTGGACACCAAGGTCGTCAGCAGCGTCCCCTCGGGCTCATGCTCGGCCCTCGGCGAGCATGTCCTCTCCCGGACCGACGGTGACTCCCTCCGTTGGGAAGCCGCGGGGCGCACCGCCGAACTGCACAGGATCAAGGGGCCGGAGGAGCTGCCCGAAGAGCTGCTCGGCACCTGGCAGCGCCCCCTGGCCAACGGCGGCACCCAGCGAATGACCATCGAGCGGACGGCTGTGGGCAGCCCTGCCGCCACAATGGTCTCGGACGGCGGCGGCGAGCACTGCGAGGCCGACATGAACCTGGTCTCCGTAGGAGACGCGGACAGTCCGGCACGCTTCGCACCACCGGCGATCGACCGGGCCGCGTCCTCCGGCGCCTGCCTCCGCGGCGGCTCCTCCACACTGCGCACCGAGGGCGACACACTGGTACGCGAACTGGCCGACGGGCGACGGCTCACGTACACGCGGGTCTGA
- a CDS encoding EamA family transporter produces MRAAPAPGTTAAVHPAVAPLPAAPPRRAAPDLPDPQPTGRSRQLAGVATMIGSGLSTQTGAAIGSLAFPVLGPIGVVAVRQYVAAVVLLAVGRPQLRNFTWSQWRPVLLLALVFGTMNLSLYSAIDRIGLGLAVTLEFLGPLAIALSAARRRVDVCAAVVAAAGVVTLMRPQPSTDYAGMALGLLAAACWASYILLNRTVGQRVPGAQGSAAASGLSALMFLPVGVVLVLRHPPTAEAVGYSVAAGVLSSAVPYLADMFTLRRVPAQAFGLFMSVNPVLAAVVGWVGLGQNLGWTEWASIGAIVAANSLSIATRRT; encoded by the coding sequence ATGCGAGCCGCACCCGCACCGGGCACCACCGCCGCCGTACACCCCGCAGTCGCGCCACTCCCCGCGGCACCCCCGCGCCGGGCGGCGCCGGATCTCCCGGACCCGCAGCCGACCGGTCGTTCACGGCAGCTCGCCGGTGTGGCCACGATGATCGGCAGCGGTCTGTCCACCCAGACCGGTGCCGCGATCGGGTCCCTCGCCTTCCCCGTACTCGGGCCGATCGGGGTCGTCGCGGTCCGCCAGTACGTCGCCGCGGTCGTCCTGCTGGCCGTCGGCCGGCCGCAGCTGCGGAACTTCACCTGGTCGCAGTGGCGACCGGTGCTGCTCCTTGCCCTGGTGTTCGGGACGATGAACCTGTCCCTGTACAGCGCCATCGACCGCATCGGCCTGGGACTCGCGGTGACCTTGGAGTTCCTGGGCCCGCTCGCCATCGCCCTCTCCGCCGCGCGCCGCCGCGTGGACGTCTGCGCCGCGGTCGTCGCCGCCGCGGGCGTGGTGACGCTGATGCGCCCCCAGCCCTCGACCGACTACGCCGGGATGGCCCTGGGCCTGCTCGCCGCCGCCTGCTGGGCGTCGTACATCCTCCTCAACCGCACCGTCGGCCAACGCGTCCCCGGTGCGCAGGGTTCGGCCGCCGCGTCAGGGCTCTCCGCCTTGATGTTCCTGCCGGTCGGCGTCGTCCTGGTGCTCCGGCACCCGCCGACCGCCGAGGCCGTCGGTTACTCCGTCGCCGCCGGGGTGCTCTCCTCGGCGGTGCCGTACCTCGCGGACATGTTCACCCTGCGCCGCGTACCCGCCCAGGCGTTCGGGCTGTTCATGAGCGTCAACCCCGTCCTCGCCGCCGTGGTCGGCTGGGTCGGCCTCGGCCAGAACCTGGGCTGGACGGAATGGGCGAGCATCGGAGCGATCGTCGCCGCCAACTCCCTCAGCATCGCAACTCGGCGCACCTGA
- a CDS encoding LysR family transcriptional regulator, producing the protein MDVELRQLRCLVAIVDEGTFTDAAIALGVSQAAVSRTLASLERALGVRLLRRTSREVAPTPAGLRTVAQARRVLGEVADLVQEARSGHTRLRIGYAWSAIGRHTAAFQRRWAKAQPETDLRLVRVNSGTAGLAEGACDLAVVRRPLEEDRRFDSAIVGLERRLCALAADDPLARRRSVRLADLGGRTLLIDRRTGTTTAELWPPDARPATEETSDVDDWLTVISSGRCIGLTAESTAHQYPRPGIVYRPVRDAEPIAVRLAWWRDDPHPATQAAIELLTALYRNG; encoded by the coding sequence ATGGATGTGGAGCTACGACAGTTGCGCTGTCTCGTCGCGATCGTCGACGAGGGCACTTTCACCGACGCGGCCATCGCGCTCGGTGTCTCTCAGGCAGCCGTGTCCCGGACCCTGGCCTCGCTCGAACGAGCCCTGGGCGTACGGCTGTTGCGCCGAACTTCGCGTGAGGTGGCGCCGACCCCAGCCGGACTGCGCACGGTGGCACAGGCCCGGCGGGTGCTCGGGGAGGTGGCCGATCTGGTCCAGGAGGCCCGGTCGGGTCACACGCGTCTGCGGATCGGGTACGCCTGGTCGGCGATCGGCCGCCACACGGCGGCCTTCCAGCGCCGCTGGGCCAAGGCACAACCGGAGACGGACCTGAGGCTGGTCCGCGTCAACTCGGGCACCGCCGGTCTGGCGGAAGGAGCCTGCGATCTCGCGGTCGTGCGCCGGCCGTTGGAGGAGGACCGGCGGTTCGACTCCGCCATCGTCGGCCTTGAACGGCGCCTGTGCGCCCTGGCCGCCGACGACCCCCTGGCGAGGCGCCGCTCGGTCCGGCTCGCGGACCTCGGCGGGCGCACCCTCCTGATCGACCGCCGCACAGGCACCACGACCGCCGAACTCTGGCCGCCGGACGCCCGCCCGGCGACCGAGGAGACGTCCGACGTCGACGACTGGCTCACGGTGATCTCCAGCGGCCGCTGTATCGGCCTGACGGCGGAATCAACCGCCCACCAGTACCCCAGGCCCGGCATCGTCTACCGGCCGGTCCGCGACGCCGAGCCCATCGCCGTACGCCTCGCCTGGTGGCGGGACGACCCGCACCCCGCCACCCAGGCGGCGATCGAACTGCTCACGGCTCTGTACCGCAACGGCTGA
- a CDS encoding SDR family NAD(P)-dependent oxidoreductase, which yields MDNTRTTDTSAAPASLGLLDGKVAFITGAGRGIGAAAARLFAREGARVLLAARTEAQLKAVTEEIRAAGGIADHVVCDLADAAGVRAAVDRAVDLYGRLDVAFNNGATFVPPGPMDQVTEADFDHVYAVNLRGPWLAMVAEIAAIRATAGTGAIVNNSSVGSLMGNPELPAYGAMKRAVNSLTESAAITYGPEGIRVNAIAPGNTLTEMIRTWEAESPGLQERLQAHTPLRRAADPDEIAQAAAWLLSDRSSFVTGTVLRVDGGARA from the coding sequence ATGGACAACACACGAACCACCGACACATCCGCCGCCCCTGCCTCCCTTGGCCTGCTGGACGGCAAGGTCGCCTTCATCACCGGAGCCGGACGCGGTATCGGCGCGGCCGCGGCACGGCTGTTCGCCCGAGAAGGTGCACGGGTGCTGCTCGCGGCCCGGACGGAGGCCCAGCTGAAGGCGGTGACCGAGGAGATCCGGGCGGCGGGCGGCATCGCGGACCACGTGGTGTGCGACCTGGCCGACGCGGCCGGTGTACGAGCCGCCGTGGACCGCGCCGTGGATCTGTACGGCCGGCTCGACGTCGCCTTCAACAACGGCGCGACGTTCGTGCCACCCGGCCCGATGGACCAGGTGACCGAGGCCGACTTCGACCACGTCTACGCCGTGAACCTCAGGGGCCCGTGGCTGGCCATGGTCGCCGAGATCGCCGCCATCCGGGCCACGGCGGGGACTGGGGCCATCGTCAACAACTCGTCCGTCGGCAGCCTGATGGGCAACCCGGAGCTGCCCGCGTACGGTGCGATGAAGCGAGCGGTCAACAGCCTCACCGAGTCGGCTGCCATCACCTACGGCCCGGAAGGCATCCGCGTCAACGCCATCGCCCCCGGCAACACGCTGACCGAGATGATCCGTACCTGGGAAGCGGAATCCCCAGGCCTCCAGGAGCGACTCCAGGCGCACACACCGCTGCGCCGCGCGGCCGACCCCGACGAGATCGCCCAGGCCGCCGCCTGGCTGCTCAGCGACCGCTCCTCGTTCGTGACCGGTACGGTCCTGCGGGTCGACGGCGGCGCGCGAGCCTGA
- the kdpA gene encoding potassium-transporting ATPase subunit KdpA, translating to MGPVLAGILQLLALIGALALAYVPLGDYMAKVYSSDKHLRVEKWIYKGIGANPDTEMRWPAYLRGVLAFSAVSVLFLYLLQRFQGSLPGSLGFSSIDPDQAFNTAASFVSNTNWQSYYGEQAMGHVVQTGGLAVQNFLSASVGIAVAVALVRGFARSRTGELGNFWSDLVRGTIRILLPIAVIAAIVLVACGAIQNFSGIHEVGQFFNGHSTGGSQQWNGGAVASQEAIKELGTNGGGYFNANSAHPFENPNAFSNLFEIFLILLIPFALTRTFGRMVGSLKQGYAILATMVTIWIGFTALMMWTEFAHHGPVFDVAGGAMEGKETRFGVGASSIFAVATTLTSTGAVDSFHSSFTGLGGGITMLGMQLGEIAPGGTGSGLYGMLIMAVIAVFIAGLMVGRTPEYLGKKIGTRQIKFAACYILITPALVLVFTAAAMALPTPGNSMTNSGAHGFSEILYAYTSASNNNGSAFAGLNADTQWFNSTLGLAMLLGRFLPMVFVLALAGSLAEQRPVPATAGTLRTEKPLFTGLLVGAILIITGLTYFPALALGPLAEGLAS from the coding sequence ATGGGTCCCGTACTTGCCGGCATCCTTCAGCTGCTGGCGCTCATAGGGGCACTGGCACTCGCCTACGTGCCCCTCGGCGACTACATGGCCAAGGTCTACTCCTCGGACAAGCACCTGCGCGTCGAGAAGTGGATCTACAAGGGCATCGGCGCCAACCCGGACACGGAGATGCGCTGGCCCGCGTATCTGCGCGGTGTCCTCGCCTTCTCCGCGGTGAGTGTTCTGTTCCTGTACCTGCTGCAGCGCTTCCAGGGCAGCCTGCCCGGCTCGCTGGGCTTCTCCTCGATCGACCCGGACCAAGCGTTCAACACGGCCGCCTCGTTCGTCTCCAACACCAACTGGCAGTCGTACTACGGCGAACAGGCCATGGGCCATGTCGTACAGACCGGTGGCCTGGCGGTGCAGAACTTCCTGTCCGCCTCGGTCGGTATCGCGGTGGCCGTCGCGCTCGTCCGCGGCTTCGCCCGCTCGCGCACCGGTGAGCTCGGCAACTTCTGGTCCGACCTGGTCCGCGGCACCATCCGCATCCTGCTGCCGATCGCGGTGATCGCCGCGATCGTGCTCGTCGCGTGCGGTGCGATCCAGAACTTCTCCGGCATCCACGAGGTCGGTCAATTCTTTAATGGGCACAGCACGGGCGGCTCGCAGCAGTGGAACGGCGGCGCGGTCGCGTCGCAGGAGGCCATCAAGGAGCTGGGCACCAACGGCGGCGGTTACTTCAACGCCAACTCCGCCCACCCCTTCGAGAACCCCAACGCCTTCTCCAACCTCTTCGAGATCTTCCTGATCCTGCTGATCCCGTTCGCGCTCACCCGGACCTTCGGCCGGATGGTCGGCTCGCTCAAGCAGGGCTACGCGATCCTCGCCACGATGGTCACCATCTGGATCGGCTTCACGGCCCTGATGATGTGGACCGAATTCGCCCACCACGGCCCGGTGTTCGATGTCGCGGGCGGTGCGATGGAGGGCAAGGAGACCCGCTTCGGCGTCGGCGCCTCGTCGATCTTCGCGGTGGCGACGACGCTGACCTCGACCGGCGCGGTGGACTCCTTCCACTCCTCGTTCACCGGCCTCGGCGGCGGCATCACCATGCTCGGCATGCAGCTCGGCGAGATCGCGCCCGGTGGTACCGGCTCCGGCCTCTACGGCATGCTGATCATGGCCGTCATCGCGGTGTTCATCGCCGGTCTGATGGTGGGCCGTACGCCCGAGTACCTGGGCAAGAAGATCGGCACCCGCCAGATCAAGTTCGCCGCCTGCTACATCCTCATCACCCCGGCGCTGGTGCTCGTCTTCACCGCCGCGGCGATGGCTCTGCCGACACCCGGCAACTCGATGACGAACAGCGGCGCACACGGTTTCTCCGAGATCCTGTACGCCTACACCTCGGCCTCGAACAACAACGGTTCGGCCTTCGCGGGTCTGAACGCGGACACACAGTGGTTCAACAGCACGCTGGGTCTGGCGATGCTGCTCGGCCGGTTCCTGCCGATGGTGTTCGTGCTCGCCCTGGCCGGATCGCTCGCCGAGCAGAGGCCGGTGCCCGCGACCGCGGGCACGTTGCGCACCGAAAAGCCGCTGTTCACCGGGCTGTTGGTGGGCGCGATTCTCATCATCACCGGTCTGACCTACTTCCCGGCGCTCGCGCTGGGGCCGCTGGCCGAGGGGCTGGCGTCATGA
- a CDS encoding helix-turn-helix transcriptional regulator: MDRRELAAFLRSRRERITPADVGLPAGPRRRTPGLRREEVAQLAFISAEYYTRLEQARGPRPSREVLAGLARALRLSDAERDHLHHLAGAPPGPPPGPSREVRQSILDLLSRLPQAAAIVTSASCEVIAWNDLAAALMEDFSALPRRDRNLVRRVFLGPHPQGRRLYGVSDADAFARNATQRLRATAARYPEDPEVTGLVDELLAGSEEFTRLWASHDVSAEPTLCKTFQHPLVGPVTVNCDALDIADRDQQVVIYTAASGSRSEEALRLLSVIGTQRMDVGR, from the coding sequence GTGGACAGACGAGAACTGGCGGCCTTCCTGCGCAGCAGGCGCGAGCGGATCACCCCCGCCGACGTGGGGCTGCCCGCCGGGCCGCGCCGCCGTACGCCGGGGCTGCGCCGCGAGGAGGTGGCGCAGCTGGCGTTCATCTCGGCCGAGTACTACACGCGCCTGGAACAGGCCCGAGGCCCGCGTCCGTCGCGCGAGGTGCTGGCCGGGCTGGCCCGGGCCCTGCGCCTGTCGGACGCCGAGCGCGACCACCTCCACCACCTCGCCGGCGCACCGCCCGGCCCGCCGCCCGGGCCCTCGCGCGAGGTGCGGCAGAGCATCCTCGACCTGCTGAGCAGGCTGCCCCAGGCCGCCGCGATCGTGACGTCCGCGTCGTGCGAGGTGATCGCCTGGAACGATCTGGCGGCCGCCCTCATGGAGGACTTCTCCGCCCTGCCGAGGCGCGACCGCAACCTCGTACGCCGTGTCTTCCTCGGGCCGCACCCGCAGGGGCGGCGGCTGTACGGAGTGTCGGACGCGGACGCGTTCGCCCGCAACGCGACGCAGCGGCTGCGCGCCACCGCCGCCCGCTATCCCGAAGACCCCGAGGTGACCGGTCTGGTGGACGAACTCCTCGCCGGAAGTGAGGAGTTCACCCGCCTGTGGGCCTCTCACGACGTGAGCGCCGAGCCCACCCTGTGCAAGACCTTCCAGCACCCGCTGGTCGGCCCGGTCACCGTCAACTGCGACGCCCTGGACATCGCCGACCGGGACCAGCAGGTCGTGATCTACACCGCCGCCTCCGGCTCGCGCTCCGAGGAGGCGCTGCGACTGCTGTCGGTCATCGGCACGCAGCGTATGGATGTGGGCCGCTGA